One Hydrogenispora ethanolica genomic region harbors:
- a CDS encoding MarR family winged helix-turn-helix transcriptional regulator: MSMVNSQDTPALRISYSLLRVIYKFFDIDQKTRYYGTDHPLSYVEIHLISAIHRNEGVHVTGLAEILGVTKGAVSQVLMKLETKGYVLKERDPLNQSRFLLKLTPKGETAHRHHIEFHNKFDELVCQILKGQTDGNVQFLEDFIEAFDQKLDCWAEIVDP, translated from the coding sequence ATGAGCATGGTAAATAGTCAAGATACGCCAGCGTTGCGAATCAGCTACTCGCTTTTGCGAGTCATTTATAAATTTTTTGACATCGACCAAAAGACCCGTTATTACGGCACGGATCATCCCTTGTCGTATGTGGAGATTCATCTGATTTCAGCGATTCATCGAAATGAAGGCGTTCACGTCACGGGCCTGGCCGAGATTTTGGGAGTGACCAAAGGCGCCGTTTCTCAGGTGCTCATGAAACTTGAGACCAAGGGCTATGTCCTCAAAGAAAGGGATCCCCTGAATCAATCACGCTTTCTATTAAAGTTAACTCCCAAGGGAGAGACGGCTCACCGGCATCATATCGAATTTCATAATAAATTTGACGAGTTGGTCTGCCAAATATTGAAGGGTCAAACGGACGGGAATGTACAATTTTTAGAGGATTTTATCGAGGCTTTTGACCAAAAATTGGACTGTTGGGCGGAAATCGTGGATCCATAA